The proteins below are encoded in one region of Mycobacterium botniense:
- a CDS encoding CopG family ribbon-helix-helix protein, with product MRLHITVDDELVAELDQRAGRRRRSAFIAELIRRGLDDERRWDDIEAALGAIPDEGHEWDDDPGEWVRRQRADQRRVG from the coding sequence ATGCGACTGCACATTACCGTGGACGACGAGCTCGTAGCCGAGCTCGACCAGCGGGCCGGACGCAGGCGACGGAGCGCATTCATCGCCGAGTTGATTCGCCGCGGACTCGATGACGAGCGGCGATGGGACGATATCGAGGCAGCGCTCGGGGCCATCCCCGACGAGGGGCACGAATGGGACGACGATCCCGGTGAATGGGTCCGCCGCCAACGTGCCGACCAGCGTCGCGTCGGCTGA
- the treY gene encoding malto-oligosyltrehalose synthase: MPLPVLSTYRLQLRGQSSGFGFTLADAESLLDYLGALGITHLYLSPVMTAVRGSTHGYDVTDPTTVAAELGGADGLARLSAAARARGMGLVVDIVPNHLGVGAPEQNPWWWDVLTHGRSSRYANFFDIDWDLGDGRILLPLLGSDADVANLAVDGDVLRLGELILPIAPGTGHGSGPEVHERQHYRLVGWRHGLCGYRRFFSITSLAGLRQEERAVFEATHAEIARWFSEGLIDGVRVDHPDGLANPGGYLAWLRALLGPNAWIVVEKILAVDEALEPTVPVAGTTGYDVLREVGGVFIDPAGAPALTRLAESAGADHAGMPALLRELKTRVTTDTLASELHRLRRCIAAAAGADHPQLPEALAALLAHIGVYRCDYPGLSAVLPTALAETQAAAPQLGPPLQIVAAALAAGGEPSVRLQQLCGAVTAKAVEDCLFYRDPRLVSLNEVGGDPQRFGVGAAEFHHRAAARARLWPHTMTTLTTHDTKRGEDVRARIGVLSQVPSLWIEFVRRGEALAPSPDPATGLFLWQNIFGVWPVDGVVTAELRERLHGYAHKAVREAATHTSWTDPDPDFENAVHRWLDAVLDGPVARELTGLVRELNPHAENDALGQKLLALTCPGVPDVYQGTELWDDSLVDPDNRRPVDYATRRAALAAFRHPKIRVVAAALRLRRARPNTFLHGGYYPVLAEGPAADHVVAYRRGDDVLVAVTRWTVRLRNSGWGATALPLPDGSWADTLTGAVFSGTAPAAALFAELPVTLLERADA; this comes from the coding sequence ATGCCGTTACCGGTGCTGTCCACCTACCGGTTGCAACTGCGCGGGCAGTCGAGCGGGTTCGGGTTCACCCTCGCCGACGCCGAGAGTCTTCTGGACTACCTCGGCGCGCTGGGGATTACCCACCTCTACCTGTCCCCGGTCATGACCGCCGTCCGCGGATCCACGCACGGCTACGACGTCACCGACCCCACAACGGTCGCTGCGGAACTCGGTGGCGCTGATGGTCTGGCCCGCCTGTCGGCGGCGGCGCGGGCACGCGGTATGGGCCTTGTGGTCGACATCGTTCCCAATCACCTCGGGGTGGGAGCACCCGAGCAGAACCCATGGTGGTGGGATGTGTTGACCCATGGGCGGTCGTCTCGCTACGCGAACTTCTTCGACATCGACTGGGATCTCGGTGACGGTCGAATCCTATTGCCGCTGTTAGGTTCCGACGCGGATGTGGCGAATCTTGCGGTCGACGGCGACGTGCTTCGGCTCGGTGAGCTGATCTTGCCGATCGCCCCGGGCACCGGGCACGGTTCAGGGCCGGAGGTGCACGAACGCCAGCATTACCGGCTGGTGGGCTGGCGACATGGGCTGTGCGGCTATCGCCGGTTTTTTTCGATCACCTCCCTGGCCGGGCTACGCCAGGAAGAGCGTGCGGTGTTCGAGGCCACCCATGCCGAGATCGCTCGCTGGTTTTCCGAAGGGCTTATCGACGGTGTGCGGGTCGACCACCCCGACGGGCTGGCCAATCCGGGCGGGTATCTGGCCTGGCTGCGCGCACTGCTCGGGCCGAACGCCTGGATCGTGGTCGAGAAGATCCTGGCCGTCGACGAGGCGTTGGAGCCCACCGTGCCGGTCGCCGGCACCACCGGCTATGACGTGCTGCGCGAAGTCGGCGGCGTCTTCATCGACCCCGCCGGCGCACCGGCCCTGACGAGGCTGGCCGAATCCGCGGGTGCCGACCACGCCGGCATGCCGGCGCTGCTGCGTGAACTGAAGACCCGCGTGACCACCGATACCCTGGCCAGCGAACTGCACAGGCTGCGACGCTGTATCGCGGCCGCCGCGGGCGCCGATCACCCGCAGCTGCCCGAGGCGCTGGCTGCGCTGCTGGCGCATATCGGTGTCTACCGCTGCGACTATCCCGGCCTGAGCGCCGTCCTGCCCACGGCATTAGCCGAAACACAAGCGGCGGCGCCGCAATTAGGGCCGCCGCTGCAAATCGTCGCCGCTGCCCTGGCCGCCGGGGGTGAGCCGTCGGTCCGGTTGCAGCAGCTGTGCGGTGCGGTGACTGCCAAGGCGGTCGAGGACTGCCTGTTCTACCGGGATCCCCGCCTGGTGTCGCTCAACGAGGTGGGGGGCGACCCGCAGCGGTTCGGGGTCGGCGCCGCCGAATTCCACCACCGCGCCGCTGCCCGGGCCCGGCTGTGGCCGCACACGATGACCACACTGACCACCCATGACACCAAACGCGGTGAAGACGTACGAGCCCGCATCGGTGTGCTTTCACAGGTTCCCTCGTTGTGGATCGAATTCGTCAGGCGGGGGGAGGCTTTGGCGCCCTCCCCTGACCCGGCCACCGGGCTGTTTCTGTGGCAGAACATTTTCGGTGTGTGGCCGGTGGACGGCGTAGTCACCGCCGAGCTGCGCGAGCGGCTGCACGGGTACGCGCACAAGGCGGTGCGGGAAGCGGCTACGCACACATCCTGGACCGATCCGGACCCCGATTTCGAAAACGCCGTGCACCGCTGGCTGGACGCTGTACTCGACGGCCCGGTGGCACGCGAGCTGACCGGTCTTGTCCGCGAGCTCAATCCGCATGCCGAAAACGACGCGTTGGGTCAGAAACTGCTGGCGCTGACCTGCCCCGGCGTGCCCGACGTCTACCAGGGCACCGAACTGTGGGACGACAGCCTGGTCGACCCGGACAACCGGCGCCCGGTGGACTATGCGACCCGCCGTGCGGCGCTGGCAGCCTTCCGGCACCCCAAGATCCGTGTTGTGGCTGCGGCATTGCGGCTGCGCCGGGCTCGCCCGAATACCTTCCTGCACGGCGGCTATTACCCGGTGCTCGCCGAAGGGCCGGCCGCTGATCATGTGGTGGCGTACCGCCGCGGAGACGATGTGCTGGTGGCCGTCACCCGCTGGACGGTCCGGCTGCGGAATTCCGGCTGGGGCGCCACCGCACTGCCCCTGCCCGACGGATCGTGGGCCGACACGCTCACCGGCGCGGTGTTCAGCGGGACTGCCCCGGCCGCCGCGCTGTTCGCGGAGTTGCCGGTGACGTTGCTGGAGCGCGCCGATGCGTGA
- a CDS encoding PIN domain-containing protein: protein MRFIDTNVLLYAISRDPDEQHKAKRANEILTARDLALSVQVLQEFYVQATRTSRPDALTHQQAVDLVVVHAVSRRRHHNPADARRPCGTSALRLVVLGRRDPGSQPLAGV, encoded by the coding sequence GTGCGGTTCATTGACACCAATGTGCTGCTCTACGCGATCTCGCGCGATCCCGACGAGCAGCACAAGGCGAAGCGCGCCAACGAAATCCTGACCGCCCGCGACCTGGCGCTGTCCGTCCAGGTCCTGCAGGAGTTCTATGTCCAGGCGACTCGCACCAGTCGGCCGGACGCGCTCACCCATCAGCAGGCCGTCGACCTGGTGGTCGTTCATGCGGTTTCCCGTCGCCGCCATCACAACCCGGCTGATGCTCGCCGCCCTTGCGGCACATCGGCGCTTCGGCTTGTCGTACTGGGACGCCGCGATCCTGGAAGCCAGCCGCTCGCTGGGGTGTGA
- the treZ gene encoding malto-oligosyltrehalose trehalohydrolase, with amino-acid sequence MREFAVWAPKPAVVRLDVEGTIHAMTRGDDGWWRATVEAAPDARYGYLLDDDPQVLPDPRSPRQPEGVHARSQLWEPAATARTDEHWDGRSVEGGVIYELHIGTFTPEGTFDSAVEKLDYLVDLGIDFVELMPVNAFSGTHGWGYDGVLWYAVHEPYGGPDGLARFVDSCHDRGLGVLIDAVFNHLGPSGNYLPRYGPYLSRGSNPWGESINIAGPDSDEVRRYIIDCALRWMRDFRADGLRLDAVHALVDTTAIHILEELARETEALAQQLGRPLSLIAESDLNDPRLITPRDKGGYGLTAQWNDDIHHAIHAAVSGERQGYYADFGSLATLAKTLRRGFFHAGTYSSFRRRRHGRPLDTAEIPATRLLAYTCTHDQVGNRALGDRPSQNLTFGQLAIKAALVLGSPYTAMLFMGEEWASTRPFQFFSSHPEPELARATAEGRKKEFADHGWDADEIPDPQDPQTFYRSTLNWDEADTGEHARLLGVYRDLIALRRSEPDLADPWLDHLSIDYDEQHRWIVVHRGRLAIACNLGTEAVAVPVHGEVVLAWDEPTVTAGHTVLPGHSFTVLRAADN; translated from the coding sequence ATGCGTGAATTCGCGGTCTGGGCACCCAAACCCGCGGTGGTACGCCTCGACGTCGAGGGCACGATACATGCGATGACCCGCGGCGATGACGGATGGTGGCGCGCCACCGTCGAGGCCGCGCCGGATGCCCGCTACGGCTATCTGCTCGACGACGACCCGCAGGTGCTGCCCGACCCGCGCTCACCCCGCCAGCCCGAGGGCGTACACGCGCGCTCACAGTTGTGGGAACCCGCCGCCACGGCCCGGACCGATGAGCACTGGGATGGCCGGTCGGTCGAAGGCGGGGTCATCTACGAACTGCACATCGGCACCTTCACCCCTGAGGGCACCTTCGACTCCGCGGTGGAAAAGCTGGACTACCTGGTCGATCTCGGGATCGACTTTGTCGAACTGATGCCCGTGAACGCGTTTTCGGGGACCCACGGCTGGGGATACGACGGCGTGCTGTGGTATGCGGTGCATGAACCCTACGGCGGCCCCGACGGGCTTGCCCGGTTCGTCGATTCGTGTCATGACCGCGGACTGGGGGTGCTGATCGACGCGGTGTTCAATCATCTCGGCCCGTCGGGCAATTATCTGCCGCGGTACGGACCGTATCTGTCTCGGGGCAGCAACCCGTGGGGCGAAAGTATCAACATCGCCGGCCCCGACTCCGATGAGGTGCGCCGCTACATCATCGACTGCGCGCTGCGCTGGATGCGGGATTTCCGCGCCGACGGGTTACGGCTGGACGCGGTACACGCCTTGGTGGACACCACCGCGATCCACATCCTGGAAGAACTGGCACGCGAGACAGAGGCCCTCGCTCAGCAACTCGGCCGCCCGCTGTCGCTGATCGCCGAAAGCGACCTCAATGACCCACGGCTGATCACTCCCCGCGACAAGGGGGGTTACGGGCTGACCGCGCAGTGGAATGACGACATCCACCACGCCATCCACGCTGCCGTCTCCGGGGAACGCCAGGGCTACTATGCCGACTTCGGCTCGCTGGCCACACTGGCGAAAACGTTGCGCCGTGGCTTCTTCCACGCCGGCACCTATTCGTCGTTCCGCCGCCGCCGCCACGGGCGGCCGCTGGACACCGCAGAGATACCGGCCACCCGGCTGTTGGCCTACACCTGCACCCACGACCAGGTCGGCAACCGCGCCCTCGGTGATCGCCCGTCGCAGAACCTGACCTTTGGCCAGCTGGCGATCAAGGCCGCCTTGGTGCTCGGATCTCCTTACACTGCAATGCTTTTCATGGGTGAGGAATGGGCCTCAACGCGCCCGTTCCAGTTCTTCAGCTCACACCCCGAACCCGAGCTGGCCCGCGCCACCGCGGAGGGACGCAAAAAGGAGTTCGCCGACCACGGTTGGGACGCGGACGAGATTCCCGACCCGCAAGACCCCCAGACGTTTTACCGCTCCACGCTGAACTGGGATGAGGCCGACACCGGCGAGCACGCGCGGCTACTCGGTGTCTACCGGGATCTCATCGCATTGCGCCGCAGCGAACCCGATCTGGCTGACCCGTGGCTGGATCACCTCAGCATCGACTACGACGAGCAGCACCGCTGGATCGTCGTGCACCGCGGCCGGCTGGCCATCGCCTGCAACCTCGGCACCGAGGCGGTGGCGGTGCCGGTGCACGGCGAGGTGGTGCTGGCCTGGGACGAGCCGACGGTGACCGCCGGACACACGGTGCTGCCCGGACATTCGTTTACCGTGCTTCGGGCTGCGGATAACTGA
- the ilvA gene encoding threonine ammonia-lyase — protein sequence MSAEPSQTPAAPGAGPLCAADVEAAAKRIAPVVTPTPLQYCERLSAATGARVYLKREDLQTVRSYKLRGAYNLLVQLSDEEVAAGVVCSSAGNHAQGFAYACRSLGIQGRVYVPAKTPKQKKDRIRYHGGEFIELIVGGSTYDLAAAAALEDVARTGATLVPPYDDVRTIAGQGTIAVEVLDQLDTEPDLVVVPVGGGGCIAGVTTYLAERTANTAVLGVEPAGAAAMMAALAAGGPVTLDHVDQFVDGAAVNRAGTLTYAALAAAGDMVSIISVDEGAVCTAMLDLYQHEGIIAEPAGALSVAGLLEADIEPGSTVVCLISGGNNDVSRYGEVLERSLVHLGLKHYFLVDFPQEPGALRRFLDEVLGPNDDITLFEYVKRNNRETGEALVGIELGSAADIDGLLARMRGTGLHIEVLEPGSPAYRYLL from the coding sequence GTGTCCGCTGAACCGAGTCAGACCCCGGCCGCGCCGGGTGCCGGGCCGTTGTGCGCAGCGGACGTCGAGGCGGCGGCGAAGCGGATCGCACCGGTGGTCACGCCCACGCCGCTGCAGTACTGCGAGCGGTTGTCCGCGGCCACCGGCGCGAGGGTGTACCTCAAACGCGAAGACCTGCAGACGGTGCGGTCCTACAAGCTGCGCGGCGCCTACAACCTGCTGGTTCAGCTCTCCGACGAGGAGGTCGCCGCGGGCGTGGTGTGCTCGTCGGCGGGCAACCACGCGCAGGGCTTCGCCTACGCATGCCGCTCGCTGGGCATTCAGGGCCGCGTCTACGTGCCCGCCAAGACGCCCAAGCAGAAGAAGGACCGCATCCGTTACCACGGCGGGGAGTTCATCGAGCTGATCGTGGGCGGGTCGACCTATGACCTGGCGGCTGCGGCTGCGCTGGAGGACGTGGCCCGCACGGGTGCGACGCTGGTTCCCCCGTACGACGACGTGCGCACCATCGCCGGTCAGGGCACCATTGCCGTGGAAGTGCTCGATCAGCTCGACACCGAACCCGACCTGGTGGTGGTCCCGGTGGGCGGCGGCGGCTGCATCGCCGGCGTCACCACCTACCTGGCCGAGCGCACGGCCAACACCGCGGTGCTGGGGGTGGAACCGGCCGGGGCGGCCGCGATGATGGCCGCGCTGGCCGCGGGCGGGCCGGTGACCCTGGACCACGTCGACCAGTTCGTCGACGGCGCCGCGGTGAACCGGGCGGGCACGCTGACGTATGCCGCGCTGGCCGCCGCCGGTGACATGGTGTCGATCATCAGCGTCGACGAGGGCGCGGTCTGCACCGCGATGCTGGACCTGTACCAGCACGAAGGGATCATCGCCGAGCCGGCGGGGGCGCTGTCGGTCGCCGGTCTGCTGGAGGCCGACATCGAGCCCGGCTCCACGGTGGTGTGCCTGATCTCCGGCGGCAACAACGATGTCTCCCGCTACGGGGAGGTGCTGGAGCGCTCGCTGGTGCACCTCGGGCTCAAGCACTACTTCCTGGTCGATTTCCCGCAGGAGCCCGGTGCGCTGCGCCGGTTCCTCGACGAGGTGCTGGGACCCAACGACGACATCACGCTGTTCGAGTACGTCAAGCGCAACAACCGGGAGACCGGTGAGGCCCTGGTCGGTATCGAATTGGGGTCGGCCGCGGATATCGACGGCCTGTTGGCCCGGATGCGGGGCACCGGGCTGCACATCGAAGTCCTCGAGCCCGGATCGCCGGCCTACCGCTACTTGCTGTAG
- a CDS encoding nitroreductase family deazaflavin-dependent oxidoreductase, with product MPLSGEYAPSPLDWSREQAEKYMASGGTEGTELQGKPVILLTTVGAKTGKLRKTPLMRVEHDGQYAIVASMGGAPKHPAWYHNVKKNPRVELQDGPVTGEYEAREVFGDEKAVWWQRAVQVWPDYATYQANTEREIPVFVLTPVH from the coding sequence ATGCCGCTATCAGGTGAATACGCACCCAGCCCGCTGGACTGGTCCCGCGAACAGGCCGAGAAGTACATGGCATCCGGCGGAACCGAGGGTACCGAGCTGCAGGGAAAGCCCGTCATCCTGTTGACCACGGTCGGCGCCAAAACCGGCAAACTGCGTAAAACCCCACTGATGCGGGTCGAGCACGACGGGCAGTACGCGATCGTCGCCTCCATGGGCGGCGCCCCGAAGCACCCGGCCTGGTACCACAACGTCAAGAAGAACCCGCGGGTGGAGTTGCAGGACGGTCCGGTCACCGGCGAGTACGAGGCCCGCGAGGTGTTCGGCGACGAGAAGGCCGTCTGGTGGCAACGCGCCGTGCAGGTCTGGCCCGACTACGCCACGTATCAGGCCAACACCGAGCGGGAGATTCCGGTGTTCGTGCTCACCCCGGTGCACTGA
- the glgX gene encoding glycogen debranching protein GlgX encodes MPSNKAVSAPGYARDTPTRPTVWPGNAYPLGATYDGGGTNFALFSEVAESVELCLIDEDGTESRIALDEVDGYVWHAYLPSVHPGQRYGFRVHGPFDPAAGHRCDPSKLLLDPYGKAFDGDFDFGPALFSYDMAAPDSDTLPMIDSLGHTMTSVVINPYFDWQSDRAPRTPYHETVIYEAHVKGMTQTHPGVPEELRGTYAGLAHPAIIDHLKSLNVTAIELMPVHQFMHDQRLLEMGLRNYWGYNTFGFFAPHNQYASQRQPGGAVAEFKTMVRTFHEEGIEVILDVVYNHTAEGNHLGPTINFRGIDNAAYYRLDDNDPRFYKDFTGTGNSLNARHPHTLQLIMDSLRYWVTEMHVDGFRFDLAATLARELHDVDRLSAFFDLVQQDPIVSQVKLIAEPWDVGEGGYQVGNFPGLWTEWNGKYRDTVRDYWRGEPATLGEFASRLTGSSDLYEATGRRPSASINFVTCHDGFTLNDLVSYNEKHNEANGEDNRDGESYNRSWNCGVEGPTDDPDILALRARQMRNILATLMLSQGTPMIAHGDEMGRTQQGNNNVYCQDSELSWMDWSLADKNADLLTFTRKATRLRRDHPVFRRRRFFEGEPIRSREQVCDIAWLTPSGREMTHEDWGTEFGKSIAVFLNGDAIPEPDARGERVVDDSFLLCFNAHDDVVEFIAPHSRYAAEWTAELDTTHPTGDGGLVVGAGQKISLPARSLLVLRKTA; translated from the coding sequence ATGCCGTCGAATAAAGCCGTTTCCGCACCGGGTTATGCGCGCGACACTCCCACGCGGCCCACCGTGTGGCCGGGCAACGCCTATCCGCTCGGCGCCACCTACGACGGCGGTGGCACCAACTTCGCGCTGTTTTCCGAGGTCGCCGAGTCCGTCGAGTTATGCCTGATCGACGAGGACGGCACCGAGTCGCGGATCGCCCTGGACGAAGTCGACGGCTATGTGTGGCATGCCTACCTGCCGAGTGTCCACCCGGGTCAGCGCTACGGGTTCCGGGTGCACGGGCCGTTCGACCCGGCCGCCGGACACCGCTGCGACCCCAGCAAGCTGTTGCTGGACCCGTACGGGAAAGCCTTCGACGGTGATTTCGACTTCGGGCCGGCGCTGTTCTCCTACGACATGGCGGCTCCCGACTCCGATACCCTGCCGATGATCGACTCGCTGGGCCACACCATGACCAGCGTGGTGATCAACCCGTACTTCGACTGGCAGTCCGACCGCGCACCGCGAACGCCGTACCACGAAACGGTGATCTATGAGGCCCATGTCAAGGGCATGACCCAGACCCATCCCGGTGTGCCTGAGGAGCTGCGCGGCACCTATGCCGGGTTGGCGCATCCGGCGATCATCGACCACCTCAAGTCGCTGAACGTCACCGCGATCGAGCTGATGCCGGTGCACCAGTTCATGCACGACCAGCGACTGCTGGAGATGGGACTGCGAAACTACTGGGGGTATAACACGTTCGGGTTCTTTGCCCCGCACAACCAATACGCGTCGCAGCGCCAACCCGGTGGTGCCGTCGCCGAATTCAAGACCATGGTGCGGACCTTCCACGAAGAAGGTATCGAGGTCATCCTCGACGTGGTCTACAACCACACCGCCGAAGGCAATCACCTCGGGCCGACGATCAACTTCCGCGGTATCGACAACGCCGCCTACTACCGGCTCGACGACAACGACCCGCGGTTCTACAAGGATTTCACCGGAACCGGCAACAGCCTCAACGCCCGCCACCCGCACACCCTGCAGCTGATCATGGACTCGCTGCGCTATTGGGTGACCGAGATGCACGTCGACGGGTTCCGTTTCGACCTGGCCGCTACCCTGGCCCGCGAACTGCACGACGTCGACCGGCTGAGCGCGTTTTTCGACCTGGTGCAACAAGACCCGATCGTCAGCCAGGTCAAGTTGATCGCCGAGCCGTGGGATGTCGGCGAGGGCGGCTACCAGGTCGGCAACTTTCCAGGTTTGTGGACCGAATGGAACGGGAAATACCGCGACACCGTGCGCGATTACTGGCGGGGAGAACCCGCAACCCTGGGCGAGTTCGCGTCCCGGCTGACCGGGTCGTCGGACCTGTACGAGGCGACCGGGCGGCGTCCCAGCGCCAGCATCAACTTCGTCACCTGCCACGACGGCTTCACCCTCAACGACCTGGTGTCCTACAACGAGAAACACAACGAAGCCAACGGCGAGGACAACCGCGATGGGGAGAGCTACAACCGCTCATGGAACTGCGGTGTCGAAGGGCCCACCGACGACCCGGACATTCTCGCGCTGCGCGCCCGGCAGATGCGCAACATCCTCGCTACGCTGATGCTGTCTCAGGGCACCCCGATGATCGCGCATGGCGACGAGATGGGGCGCACTCAGCAGGGCAACAACAACGTCTACTGCCAGGACTCTGAATTATCCTGGATGGACTGGTCTTTGGCAGACAAGAACGCCGACCTGCTGACGTTCACCCGCAAAGCGACCCGGTTGCGCCGGGATCATCCGGTTTTCCGCCGGCGGCGGTTCTTCGAAGGCGAACCGATCCGCAGCAGAGAGCAGGTCTGTGACATCGCCTGGCTGACACCGAGCGGCCGGGAGATGACCCATGAGGACTGGGGGACGGAGTTCGGCAAGAGTATCGCCGTCTTTCTCAACGGGGACGCCATCCCCGAGCCGGATGCACGCGGAGAACGGGTAGTCGACGATTCGTTCCTGTTGTGTTTCAACGCCCATGATGATGTGGTGGAGTTCATCGCGCCGCACAGCCGCTACGCGGCGGAGTGGACGGCCGAATTGGACACCACCCACCCGACCGGCGACGGCGGGCTGGTCGTCGGAGCCGGGCAGAAAATCTCGTTGCCGGCCCGCTCGCTGCTCGTGCTACGCAAGACCGCCTGA
- a CDS encoding PIN domain-containing protein, which produces MLLDSTVLIDALRGRPAGERLRALRRQGDEPWTCAISIEEIWRGLLPGEEVAAQRLVRGLRCAPLGPSEGIRAGQWRGQFASRGITLHQADCLIAAAAAGIEARLATGNPGDFPMAEITVEHWPVGR; this is translated from the coding sequence GTGCTGCTCGATTCGACCGTACTCATCGACGCCCTGCGTGGCCGGCCGGCCGGCGAGCGCCTCCGCGCCCTGCGCCGCCAGGGCGACGAGCCATGGACGTGTGCGATCTCGATTGAGGAGATCTGGCGCGGGCTGCTTCCCGGCGAAGAAGTCGCAGCACAACGGCTGGTGCGGGGCTTACGGTGCGCCCCGCTGGGTCCGTCCGAAGGAATTCGCGCGGGACAGTGGCGCGGCCAGTTCGCCAGCCGAGGGATCACCCTTCACCAGGCCGACTGTCTGATTGCCGCCGCGGCCGCTGGTATCGAAGCACGGTTGGCGACGGGCAATCCCGGCGACTTCCCGATGGCCGAGATCACGGTCGAGCACTGGCCGGTCGGGCGCTGA